In Natronomonas halophila, one DNA window encodes the following:
- a CDS encoding SDR family NAD(P)-dependent oxidoreductase: MLEQYSVEDKTAIITGSSQGIGAVTAKRFADEGANVVVTSRSQDKIDEVADEINDSDRPGRAIAVECDVRERDSIEALVDATVEEFGRVDTMINNAGASFMASFDDISENGWKTIVDINLHGTFHCSQIAGQQMQQQDGGGTIINFASVAGTMGSRYMSHYGAAKAAVVNLTTSLSAEYAEENIRVNCIAPGLVGTPGVASQMGIDPADVDREDIAKDMGLPEEIADITQFLASDASSYIVGETITAEGVPPLEDSQL; this comes from the coding sequence ATGTTAGAACAGTACAGCGTCGAGGACAAGACGGCCATCATCACCGGTTCCAGCCAGGGTATCGGCGCGGTGACCGCAAAGCGGTTCGCCGACGAGGGGGCCAACGTCGTCGTCACCTCCCGCTCGCAGGACAAAATCGACGAGGTGGCCGACGAAATCAACGACAGCGACCGGCCGGGCCGGGCCATCGCCGTCGAGTGTGACGTCCGCGAGCGCGACTCCATCGAGGCGCTCGTCGACGCCACCGTCGAGGAGTTCGGCCGCGTCGACACGATGATTAACAACGCCGGTGCCTCCTTTATGGCCTCCTTCGACGACATCTCGGAGAACGGCTGGAAGACCATCGTCGACATCAACCTCCACGGCACCTTCCATTGCTCGCAAATCGCGGGCCAGCAGATGCAACAGCAGGACGGCGGTGGAACCATCATCAACTTCGCGTCGGTCGCGGGCACGATGGGCTCCCGTTACATGAGCCACTACGGCGCCGCCAAGGCCGCCGTCGTCAACCTGACGACGTCGCTATCGGCCGAATACGCCGAGGAGAACATCCGCGTCAACTGTATCGCGCCCGGCCTCGTCGGCACGCCCGGCGTCGCCTCCCAGATGGGCATCGACCCCGCGGACGTCGACCGCGAGGACATCGCGAAGGACATGGGTCTGCCCGAAGAAATCGCCGACATCACGCAGTTCCTCGCCAGCGACGCCTCCTCGTATATCGTCGGTGAAACTATTACCGCAGAGGGCGTGCCGCCGCTCGAGGATTCCCAACTCTGA
- a CDS encoding TIGR04024 family LLM class F420-dependent oxidoreductase: MTDTERDVFLPVAAQPSVDALVEQARTGEALGYDTAWLPETWGRDAVTTLTSIAHGTEDIDIGTSIMPVYSRSPALIGQTAATLQEVSEGRFRLGLGPSGPIVIENWHGADFGNPLRRTRETVDIVKQVLSGEELEYDGEYFDLQGFRLRCDPPETVPPVETAGMGPKAVELAGRFADGWHALMLTAEGIQDRLEDFNRGSEMGDRDRSEQRVNLSLTCCALDDAEEAKRLVKAHTCFYIGGMGTFYRDNLARQGHEDVANEVYDNWQEGDREAAMAAMPDDLLEDLAVWGTPEEARERFERFADIDGPDAVSVSFPRGADLEQIERTMDALAPN; this comes from the coding sequence ATGACCGACACCGAACGCGACGTCTTCCTCCCGGTGGCCGCCCAGCCGAGCGTCGACGCGCTCGTCGAGCAGGCGCGCACGGGCGAGGCGTTAGGCTACGACACCGCGTGGCTCCCCGAAACGTGGGGCCGGGACGCCGTCACGACGCTGACGAGTATCGCCCACGGCACCGAGGACATCGACATCGGAACCTCGATTATGCCGGTCTACTCGCGGTCGCCGGCACTCATCGGCCAGACCGCCGCCACCCTGCAAGAAGTCTCGGAGGGGCGGTTCCGCCTCGGCCTCGGGCCGTCGGGGCCCATCGTCATCGAGAACTGGCACGGCGCCGACTTCGGCAATCCCCTGCGCCGGACCCGCGAGACGGTCGACATCGTCAAGCAGGTCCTCTCCGGGGAGGAACTGGAGTACGACGGCGAGTACTTCGACCTGCAGGGGTTCCGCCTGCGCTGTGACCCGCCGGAGACCGTCCCGCCGGTCGAAACCGCCGGCATGGGACCGAAGGCCGTCGAACTCGCCGGCCGCTTTGCCGACGGCTGGCACGCGCTCATGCTGACTGCCGAGGGCATTCAGGACCGACTGGAGGATTTCAACCGCGGGTCGGAGATGGGCGACCGTGACCGCTCCGAACAGCGCGTCAACCTCTCGTTGACCTGCTGTGCGCTGGACGACGCCGAGGAGGCCAAGCGACTCGTCAAGGCCCACACCTGCTTCTACATCGGCGGGATGGGCACCTTCTACCGCGATAACCTCGCCCGGCAGGGCCACGAGGACGTCGCCAACGAGGTCTACGACAACTGGCAGGAGGGCGACCGCGAGGCCGCGATGGCCGCCATGCCCGACGACCTGCTGGAGGACCTCGCCGTCTGGGGCACGCCCGAGGAGGCCCGCGAGCGCTTCGAGCGGTTCGCCGATATCGACGGCCCGGACGCGGTTTCGGTGTCGTTCCCCCGCGGCGCGGACCTCGAACAGATCGAGCGGACGATGGACGCGCTGGCACCGAACTGA
- a CDS encoding TAXI family TRAP transporter solute-binding subunit, translated as MSTFALAGCLGDGGGNGNGGGDGEAPGSDGNLVMTTSGSGTTAYAASQGISAAIEEEGDGDVRVDARPSSGTDANVARLDREESDISYIQNWTAARIREGEEPFNDLNYQPCQAFHLYNLPWIFASANPEWTSVTDITGDSRVVPTPRGSGTRPALEYGLDYATDAEYDRTSVQYGDLGSAFSEGRIDSAAITILNGDIEPGWVQEMKGSVDLRLLDWPEEAVSQMREDDRLFISDVDMTKFDGYDYASDTIPSITFAYNFIVRDDLDYDTLYAFLETLHEARESLSDYNALLGYHADSEYWVSDMYDELPFHPAAADFYEEIGVWRDEFERYEE; from the coding sequence GTGAGTACGTTCGCACTCGCCGGCTGTCTCGGCGATGGTGGCGGCAACGGGAACGGCGGGGGCGACGGCGAAGCTCCCGGCTCCGACGGCAACCTCGTGATGACCACGTCGGGGTCGGGCACGACCGCCTACGCCGCGAGTCAGGGCATCTCCGCGGCCATCGAGGAGGAAGGCGACGGCGACGTACGCGTCGACGCCCGACCCAGTTCGGGGACCGACGCCAACGTCGCCCGCCTCGACCGGGAGGAAAGCGACATCTCTTACATCCAAAACTGGACGGCCGCCCGCATCCGTGAGGGCGAAGAGCCCTTCAACGACCTCAACTACCAGCCGTGTCAGGCCTTCCACCTCTACAACCTGCCGTGGATCTTCGCGTCGGCCAACCCCGAGTGGACCTCCGTCACCGACATCACCGGCGACAGTCGCGTCGTGCCGACCCCCCGTGGCTCCGGCACGCGCCCCGCCCTCGAATACGGCCTCGATTACGCTACCGACGCCGAATACGACCGTACGAGCGTCCAGTACGGCGACCTCGGGTCGGCCTTCAGCGAAGGTCGCATCGACTCCGCCGCGATTACCATTCTCAACGGCGACATCGAGCCCGGCTGGGTCCAGGAGATGAAGGGCAGCGTCGACCTCCGCCTGCTCGATTGGCCCGAGGAGGCCGTCTCGCAGATGCGCGAGGACGACCGGCTGTTCATCAGCGACGTCGACATGACGAAGTTCGACGGCTACGACTACGCCTCGGATACCATCCCGAGCATCACCTTCGCCTACAACTTCATCGTCCGAGACGACCTGGACTACGACACGCTGTACGCATTCCTCGAAACCCTGCATGAGGCCCGCGAGAGTCTCTCGGATTACAACGCCCTGCTGGGCTATCACGCCGACTCCGAATACTGGGTCTCGGACATGTACGACGAGCTCCCGTTCCATCCCGCCGCCGCCGACTTCTACGAGGAAATCGGCGTCTGGCGCGACGAGTTCGAACGCTACGAGGAATAG
- a CDS encoding TRAP transporter permease, which yields MEPEKPPTVRLRERFDRPRGELALRSIIYVLGVFLTLFTVYYAATLWTDIGRYANVFFGVGVALFYLVEILENHVADSQEGIAETDPSSGDEEEPDPFIETPFSDAFGHPIWSKLDFVALVVGVLVAAAVSGYVEVHYARLLDRAPIFGWTTTDYYVGWAAMALVTDATRRAFGNVIAGVVVAGIAYAFVGPVFDSPYLPDVFYHTGMDWKQVSRHGAIGLTGVYGFILEVGATAVAIFLMFAGMAKAYGLMDFVLQISREVRNVLESGVVQVAVVGSMIMGSITGSAAANTATTGSFTIPMIKDQGVRKDFACAIESVASSGGQMLPPIMGVAAFLMADFLAIPYVEIVMAGTLPALLFYFAVGIAVHLTVHKFGWTTPADGRFDKRMLLGGIHYVLPLAVLLYTLIGLRYSPLSAGLYTMAAMIPSALLKRLIDAHDADEAASEVALDFVVTTFDGLRQGAVDMAPLVGILASLGVVIQMVEQTGLGARISFRMVSLAGGVLVFLLILAMLTSILFGLGMPTPAAYIVVAALVAPALVQMQVQSLTAHMFVFYFAMLSAITPPVAVAVAVGARIADSDFMRSCKQALRIGAPGFVIPFAFVANDSIIQWQYVVSDAREAGGSALLEALVQPILFELGVVLVGTVALVVATVGYDGVQRLPWPHRIGYIAVAAVAMFAPMNAAQFAAAAFGVVVLALTNTGRLPAVLTPSRQ from the coding sequence ATGGAACCTGAGAAGCCACCCACCGTTCGTCTCCGCGAACGGTTCGACCGACCACGGGGTGAGCTCGCGCTCAGAAGCATCATCTACGTACTGGGGGTGTTCCTCACCCTCTTTACCGTCTACTACGCCGCGACGCTGTGGACGGACATCGGTCGCTACGCGAACGTCTTCTTCGGCGTCGGCGTCGCGCTGTTCTACCTCGTCGAGATTCTGGAGAACCACGTCGCCGACTCACAGGAAGGTATCGCCGAAACCGACCCCAGCAGCGGCGACGAGGAGGAACCCGACCCGTTCATCGAGACGCCGTTCTCGGACGCCTTCGGGCACCCCATCTGGTCGAAACTCGATTTCGTCGCGCTCGTCGTCGGCGTTCTCGTCGCCGCCGCGGTGTCGGGCTACGTCGAAGTCCACTACGCGCGCCTGCTCGACCGGGCACCCATCTTCGGCTGGACGACGACAGACTACTACGTCGGGTGGGCCGCGATGGCGCTTGTCACCGACGCGACGCGGCGGGCCTTCGGCAACGTCATCGCCGGGGTCGTTGTCGCCGGTATCGCCTACGCGTTCGTCGGCCCCGTCTTCGATTCGCCGTACCTCCCCGACGTCTTCTACCATACGGGGATGGACTGGAAGCAGGTGTCCCGCCACGGCGCCATCGGCCTGACCGGCGTCTACGGCTTCATCCTCGAAGTCGGCGCGACCGCTGTCGCCATCTTCCTGATGTTCGCGGGGATGGCCAAGGCCTACGGCCTGATGGATTTCGTGTTGCAGATCAGCCGCGAGGTGCGCAACGTCCTCGAAAGCGGCGTCGTGCAGGTCGCGGTCGTCGGCAGCATGATTATGGGCTCCATCACGGGCAGTGCGGCCGCCAACACCGCGACGACCGGGAGCTTCACGATTCCGATGATAAAGGACCAAGGCGTCCGCAAGGACTTCGCCTGTGCCATCGAGTCGGTCGCCTCCAGCGGCGGGCAGATGCTCCCGCCCATCATGGGGGTGGCCGCCTTCCTGATGGCGGACTTCCTCGCGATTCCCTACGTCGAAATCGTCATGGCCGGGACGCTGCCCGCGCTCCTGTTCTACTTCGCGGTCGGCATCGCCGTCCACCTGACGGTCCACAAGTTCGGCTGGACGACCCCCGCCGACGGCCGCTTCGACAAGCGGATGCTGCTGGGCGGTATCCACTACGTCCTCCCGCTTGCCGTCCTGCTGTACACGCTCATCGGCCTCCGGTACTCGCCGCTGAGCGCGGGGCTGTACACCATGGCGGCGATGATTCCCTCAGCGCTGCTGAAACGGCTCATCGACGCCCACGACGCCGACGAAGCCGCGTCCGAGGTCGCACTCGATTTCGTCGTCACGACCTTCGACGGCCTCCGGCAGGGCGCCGTCGACATGGCGCCGCTGGTCGGCATTCTCGCCTCCCTCGGCGTCGTCATCCAGATGGTCGAACAGACGGGACTGGGCGCCCGCATCAGTTTCCGGATGGTCTCGCTTGCGGGCGGCGTCCTCGTCTTCCTGCTCATACTCGCGATGCTGACGAGCATCCTCTTCGGCCTCGGGATGCCGACGCCCGCGGCGTACATCGTCGTCGCGGCGCTGGTCGCGCCCGCGCTGGTCCAGATGCAGGTCCAGAGCCTGACGGCGCACATGTTTGTCTTCTACTTCGCGATGCTGTCGGCGATTACGCCACCCGTCGCGGTCGCGGTGGCCGTCGGCGCCCGCATCGCGGATTCGGACTTCATGCGCTCCTGTAAGCAGGCGCTCCGCATCGGCGCGCCCGGGTTCGTCATCCCCTTCGCCTTCGTCGCCAACGACAGCATCATCCAATGGCAGTACGTCGTCAGCGACGCCCGTGAGGCCGGCGGGTCGGCCCTGCTCGAGGCGCTCGTCCAGCCGATTCTCTTCGAGTTGGGCGTCGTCCTCGTCGGAACGGTCGCGCTGGTCGTCGCGACGGTTGGCTACGACGGCGTTCAGCGACTCCCGTGGCCACACCGCATCGGCTACATCGCCGTCGCCGCCGTCGCGATGTTCGCGCCGATGAACGCCGCCCAGTTCGCTGCGGCGGCCTTCGGCGTCGTCGTTCTCGCGTTGACGAACACCGGCCGACTGCCCGCGGTACTGACCCCGTCGCGGCAGTAA
- a CDS encoding thiamine pyrophosphate-binding protein, which produces MTDSYTGADLFVDALEQYGVQHLFGNPGTTELPIMNALSESEVEYVLGLQEDVATGMAAGYASTRRYHADDDPEVCPVGVANLHITPGLAHGTGNIFGAEYGGAPMVVTAGNHELDFRHEEPILTGDLEELVDQFCKYSAEVTHIDALPMMIRRAFRVAMTPPTGPVFLALPADVMQTETDASPERLGPIPDAGGGDTAQIEAAADYFVEADQPVLVLGDHIARSGKDAVDAAVRLAEATGARVHGEILASEVNYPTDHDQWISFIGPDEGIASMLMDTDTLGLIGCSTNTTLMHHEEPLVSEDTTTVQVSSDPWEVGKNQPADAAVVGDPGRVMDQIAERVEDRLSEDERQERLDYVQTMKAGLESTMQEMGEDEKPEGETRSSKAELVDNMKAVDPDTYIVDEGVTSKFALLTRFPLSPEQYLSNKGGGLGYGLPAAVGAAFAESLRDDPRNVVGYIGDGSYLYYPNTIYSAARNNLDLTVVVPDNRNYRILKDNTMKMLGGEEEDYEFVGMDFEPNVDIPKNAESHGARGHLVETPEEFPEVYEEALDSEGTDVIDVLIHD; this is translated from the coding sequence ATGACGGATTCGTATACGGGGGCGGACCTCTTCGTCGACGCCCTCGAACAATACGGGGTCCAGCACCTCTTCGGAAACCCCGGGACGACCGAGTTGCCCATCATGAACGCCCTGTCGGAAAGCGAGGTGGAGTACGTCCTCGGCCTGCAGGAGGACGTCGCCACGGGGATGGCCGCCGGCTACGCCTCCACGCGCCGGTATCACGCCGACGACGACCCCGAGGTCTGTCCGGTCGGCGTCGCCAACCTCCACATCACGCCGGGCCTCGCCCACGGGACGGGCAACATCTTCGGCGCCGAATACGGCGGCGCGCCGATGGTCGTCACCGCCGGCAACCACGAACTCGATTTCCGCCACGAGGAACCAATCCTGACCGGCGACCTCGAGGAGCTCGTCGACCAGTTCTGCAAGTACTCGGCGGAGGTAACTCATATCGACGCCCTCCCGATGATGATTCGGCGCGCCTTCCGCGTCGCCATGACGCCGCCGACGGGGCCGGTCTTTCTCGCACTTCCGGCCGACGTGATGCAGACCGAAACCGACGCCTCGCCGGAACGCCTCGGGCCCATCCCCGACGCCGGGGGCGGCGACACGGCTCAAATCGAGGCCGCGGCGGACTACTTCGTCGAGGCCGACCAGCCGGTACTCGTCTTGGGCGACCACATCGCCCGCTCGGGCAAGGACGCCGTCGACGCGGCCGTCCGGCTGGCCGAAGCCACCGGCGCGCGCGTCCACGGCGAAATCCTCGCCAGCGAAGTCAACTACCCCACCGACCACGACCAGTGGATTTCCTTCATCGGCCCTGACGAGGGTATCGCCTCGATGCTGATGGACACCGACACGCTCGGCCTCATCGGCTGTTCGACCAACACGACGCTGATGCACCACGAGGAGCCGCTGGTCTCGGAGGATACGACGACGGTTCAGGTCTCCAGTGACCCATGGGAGGTCGGCAAGAACCAGCCCGCCGATGCCGCCGTCGTCGGCGACCCGGGCCGCGTGATGGACCAGATAGCCGAGCGCGTCGAGGACCGCCTCAGCGAGGACGAACGACAGGAACGCCTCGACTACGTCCAGACGATGAAGGCCGGCCTCGAATCGACGATGCAGGAGATGGGCGAAGACGAGAAACCCGAGGGCGAAACCCGCTCCTCGAAGGCCGAACTCGTCGACAACATGAAAGCCGTCGACCCGGACACCTACATCGTCGACGAGGGCGTCACCTCGAAGTTCGCGCTGCTGACGCGGTTCCCGCTGTCGCCCGAACAGTACCTCTCGAACAAGGGCGGCGGCCTCGGCTACGGCCTGCCCGCGGCGGTCGGCGCGGCCTTCGCCGAATCCCTCCGGGATGACCCCCGGAACGTCGTCGGTTACATCGGCGACGGGTCGTATCTCTACTACCCCAACACCATCTACTCGGCGGCCCGCAACAACCTCGATTTAACCGTGGTCGTCCCCGACAACCGCAACTACCGTATCCTGAAGGACAACACGATGAAGATGCTCGGCGGCGAGGAAGAAGACTACGAGTTCGTCGGCATGGACTTCGAACCGAACGTCGATATCCCGAAAAACGCCGAAAGCCACGGCGCCCGGGGCCACCTCGTCGAGACGCCCGAGGAATTCCCCGAGGTCTACGAGGAAGCGCTGGACAGCGAGGGCACGGACGTCATTGACGTGCTAATTCACGACTGA
- a CDS encoding DUF2391 family protein, whose product MSDTTAPRDPDGVAVEDVLNQLEELEETVDDEAEREEVRRAMRLVDSLSPEGVRGTIDKFTRRDIAEAFVGAILISLPMLVEDGVNAIAEHLLAAPALLVINVSFVVIMTAGMLYYAEFREVEVSRPLFGLIPRRLLAVLVIAFITAAFTMTVWGRLDGWADPVVALGRVSVVWAVACFGAALGDILPGESSGTDINDEIDEFGERLGIGDEEGLF is encoded by the coding sequence ATGTCCGACACTACGGCCCCGCGGGACCCCGACGGCGTCGCCGTCGAGGACGTGTTGAACCAACTGGAGGAACTCGAAGAGACCGTCGACGACGAGGCCGAACGCGAGGAGGTCCGCCGCGCGATGCGCCTCGTCGACAGCCTTTCGCCGGAGGGCGTCCGCGGCACCATCGACAAGTTCACGCGCCGGGACATCGCCGAGGCGTTCGTCGGCGCTATCCTCATCTCGCTGCCGATGCTCGTCGAGGACGGCGTCAACGCCATCGCCGAGCACCTGCTTGCGGCGCCGGCGCTCCTCGTTATCAACGTGAGTTTCGTCGTCATCATGACCGCGGGAATGCTCTATTACGCCGAGTTCCGGGAGGTGGAGGTCTCTCGGCCGCTCTTCGGACTCATCCCTCGGCGACTCCTCGCCGTGCTCGTCATCGCCTTCATCACCGCGGCGTTCACGATGACCGTCTGGGGCCGCCTCGACGGCTGGGCCGACCCCGTCGTCGCGCTGGGTCGGGTCTCGGTCGTCTGGGCCGTCGCCTGTTTCGGCGCCGCACTGGGTGATATCCTGCCCGGTGAATCGAGCGGGACGGACATCAACGACGAAATCGACGAGTTCGGCGAGCGGCTCGGAATCGGCGACGAAGAAGGGCTGTTTTAG
- a CDS encoding acyl-CoA thioesterase gives MVDLLETRIQNRQRVQPNDTNNYGSVHGGMVMLWMDEAAALSAIRFTGEWCVTAHVDAIDFLAPVPSGDTLYLDAYVYRAGRTSCSVRLRAYHEDPKTGDRVQTTDSNFVFVAVDEERNPAAVPELTCESEEAEQLRQAARDAHGE, from the coding sequence ATGGTCGACCTGCTCGAAACCCGGATACAGAATCGTCAGCGCGTCCAGCCCAACGATACCAATAACTACGGCAGCGTCCACGGCGGGATGGTGATGCTGTGGATGGACGAGGCCGCGGCACTGTCCGCCATCCGCTTTACCGGCGAGTGGTGTGTGACCGCCCACGTCGACGCCATCGACTTCCTCGCGCCGGTCCCCTCCGGCGACACGCTCTATCTCGACGCCTACGTCTACCGGGCGGGCCGGACCTCCTGTTCGGTCCGACTGCGCGCCTATCACGAGGACCCGAAAACCGGCGACCGGGTCCAGACGACCGACTCGAATTTCGTCTTCGTCGCCGTCGACGAGGAGCGCAATCCCGCCGCGGTGCCGGAACTAACGTGTGAAAGTGAGGAAGCAGAGCAGTTACGGCAGGCCGCCCGCGACGCCCACGGCGAGTAG
- a CDS encoding tyrosine-type recombinase/integrase, whose protein sequence is MRDMSPEEAAQRWIDKRRDDLREASLSTLHYRTKEFVEWCAENDIESMAELTPWDIDDFEADRRAEISTISMNNQLGTVQDWLEWCASRGLVDENVAEAVDPPTVTKEEQSSDIKLDAEDAIPQIRWYRQSSEYGSRKHVVLELMWHIGCRLGAVRGLDLRDYVADAESEEYYLDFRHRPESGTPLKNGSDGERPVGLRPTVADVVETYIDENRKERRDDFGRDPLLTTQYGRISKNSVRMAAYFGTAPCWRTTCPHDREDRNCEWWHNNGIAKCPSTRSPHQIRTGSITWQLNQGIPMEVVAKRANVSPEILRRHYDKSDPLEELRQRRQPHLEKLDIPTEDTKS, encoded by the coding sequence ATGAGGGACATGTCGCCAGAGGAGGCAGCCCAGCGCTGGATCGACAAGCGCCGGGACGACCTTCGCGAAGCCTCGCTGTCGACGCTGCACTACCGGACCAAAGAGTTCGTCGAATGGTGCGCCGAGAACGACATCGAGTCGATGGCCGAGTTGACGCCGTGGGACATCGACGATTTCGAAGCCGACCGTCGCGCCGAAATCAGCACCATCTCGATGAACAACCAACTCGGTACGGTCCAGGACTGGCTGGAGTGGTGCGCGAGCCGTGGCCTCGTCGACGAAAACGTCGCCGAGGCGGTCGACCCGCCGACCGTCACGAAGGAAGAGCAGTCCAGCGACATCAAGCTCGATGCAGAGGACGCGATTCCGCAGATTCGCTGGTATCGGCAGAGTAGCGAGTACGGCTCCCGGAAGCACGTCGTCCTGGAGTTGATGTGGCATATCGGGTGTCGCCTCGGCGCCGTTCGCGGCCTCGATCTCCGCGACTACGTCGCCGACGCCGAGTCGGAGGAGTACTACCTCGATTTTCGGCACCGGCCGGAGTCCGGCACGCCGCTGAAAAACGGGTCCGATGGCGAGCGCCCCGTCGGGCTCCGGCCGACCGTCGCGGACGTCGTCGAGACCTACATCGACGAGAACCGGAAGGAGCGGCGCGACGACTTCGGGCGCGACCCGCTGCTCACCACGCAGTACGGCCGCATCTCGAAGAACAGCGTCCGGATGGCCGCGTACTTCGGGACAGCGCCGTGCTGGCGGACGACGTGTCCCCACGACCGCGAGGATCGGAACTGCGAGTGGTGGCACAACAACGGAATCGCGAAGTGCCCGTCGACGCGTTCGCCTCACCAAATCCGAACGGGCTCGATCACCTGGCAGCTCAACCAGGGCATCCCGATGGAGGTCGTCGCGAAGCGCGCGAACGTTTCGCCCGAGATTCTGCGACGACACTACGACAAGTCGGACCCGCTCGAGGAACTCCGGCAGCGGCGGCAGCCGCACCTGGAGAAACTCGACATCCCAACGGAGGACACCAAATCATGA
- a CDS encoding HNH endonuclease, protein MNDNCRFCDATDHLEEHHVVPRRYGGTDEDQNLITVCSDCHKTIERTWDAEFYHEIGVRSGMTPDVMFDTIRELRWTLLRVHAAVTGAYTLHDEKLEYADKEPIEEGRYLTEYDIQKLKRDVCRDLLEGESGLGFYPIKDLERLREETDRLMSDVLEGDR, encoded by the coding sequence ATGAACGATAACTGCCGATTCTGTGACGCGACCGACCACCTCGAAGAACACCACGTCGTGCCTCGTCGATACGGCGGAACCGATGAGGACCAGAACCTCATTACCGTCTGCTCAGACTGCCACAAAACAATCGAGCGGACCTGGGACGCCGAATTCTACCACGAAATCGGCGTCCGGTCGGGTATGACGCCCGACGTGATGTTCGACACCATCCGGGAACTTCGCTGGACTCTCCTCCGAGTCCATGCAGCCGTTACCGGCGCGTACACGCTTCACGATGAAAAGCTGGAATACGCTGATAAAGAACCGATTGAGGAAGGGCGCTATTTAACCGAGTATGATATCCAGAAGCTGAAGCGCGATGTCTGTCGAGACCTCCTGGAGGGCGAATCCGGGCTTGGCTTCTACCCTATTAAAGACCTCGAGAGGCTCCGAGAAGAAACGGATCGCTTGATGAGCGATGTCCTGGAGGGAGACCGATGA
- a CDS encoding DNA cytosine methyltransferase, producing the protein MLKSSAFLGTHQYEEPESLQERIGYSSPPTHVSLFSGIGGFDLGFGQAGFKNLVAVEQNEHAAATYRRNLIEGDHLDQDEPPVLMERDIRKVSTWEILEAAGVGVGEITAISGGPPCQGFSHIGTRDEDDPRNELYLEMARIVHQAKPVSFVMENVPGLATMKDGQAIMEVCETFADAGYNVTWEVVDAADYGVPQHRERVIITGKRVDVMGVPEEGNPQLHLGAKPGRVNHPESFRERHDLKEPDQATLDSFGNEPETLDGLLEQAIQDGIESVGGGSR; encoded by the coding sequence ATGTTAAAGAGCAGCGCCTTCCTCGGGACGCACCAGTACGAGGAACCAGAGAGTCTTCAGGAACGCATCGGCTACTCGTCGCCGCCCACTCACGTCTCGCTGTTTAGCGGAATCGGTGGGTTCGACCTCGGTTTCGGCCAGGCGGGATTCAAGAATCTCGTCGCGGTCGAGCAGAACGAACACGCCGCTGCTACGTATCGGCGGAACCTCATCGAGGGAGACCATCTCGACCAGGATGAACCGCCGGTCCTCATGGAACGCGATATCCGGAAGGTGTCGACGTGGGAGATCCTCGAGGCGGCTGGCGTCGGCGTCGGTGAAATCACCGCCATTTCCGGCGGCCCGCCCTGCCAGGGCTTTTCGCATATCGGGACTCGCGACGAGGACGATCCGCGGAACGAGCTCTACCTCGAGATGGCCCGCATCGTTCACCAAGCGAAGCCCGTCTCCTTCGTGATGGAGAACGTGCCTGGCCTGGCGACGATGAAGGACGGTCAGGCGATTATGGAGGTCTGTGAGACCTTTGCGGACGCCGGCTACAACGTAACTTGGGAAGTCGTCGACGCCGCTGATTACGGCGTCCCACAGCATCGCGAGCGCGTCATTATCACAGGGAAGCGCGTCGACGTCATGGGTGTTCCCGAAGAAGGCAACCCTCAGCTGCACCTCGGCGCGAAGCCGGGTCGGGTCAACCATCCGGAGTCTTTCCGCGAGCGGCATGACCTGAAAGAGCCCGACCAAGCGACGCTCGATTCGTTCGGAAACGAGCCCGAAACGTTGGATGGCCTTCTCGAGCAGGCGATTCAGGACGGTATCGAGTCTGTTGGTGGTGGTAGCCGATGA